The DNA region GGTTCAAATCCTTTTTATCATAACCTTTATCCTTTCCCATACCACGATTGATACAAGAGGCGAAATACACCACTTTTCGTTCTTGACCAGCATTGACTATGTCTTGTTTAATTTTTTGTCCACCTTTTGGCGTGTAAGGATTCCATTGGGGAATAGCATCACCCGATAATTTGCGTAAGCCGCCAGCGATTCCTCCCATTATTTTATCTCCAATAATACTTTGTACACCACCAACAATATTCAAAGCGACACGCATTCCTGCTGTTGTTGCTCCCATATGATCGGCAAATTTATCAGCGATCTTTTTCTCTTTATCCGAAGCTAATTGTTTGCGTAAATCTTTTACATACAATCCTGTATCAATTCCAACTGGACATGCCAATCCACACAATCCATCTGTCGCACAAGTCTCATCCACCGTGTATTGCGCATCTTTTTTAAATTGTTCGAGTCGCTGTGGATCTTCACCCGTTTCTTGCAAACGCGTAATTTCTCGACCTACAACAATACGTTGACGAGGAGAAAGCGTCAAACCTTCCGCTACACAACTTGATTCGCAAAAACCACATTCCATACATTTGTCTACAATCTCATTAGAGGCGGGCAATGGTTTTAAATTTTCTAAATGAATTTTTGGATCGTGGTTGATAATCACACCCGGATTGAGCAAATTATTTGGGTCAAATATTTGCTTGATGCGCATCATGATATTATAGGCAGCTTCGCCCCATTCCTGCAAAACAAAAGGAGCCATATTACGACCTGTTCCATGTTCTGCTTTCAACGAACCTTCAAATTTATCCGCAATCAAATCTGCTAATTCGTCCATCATATCCGCATATCTTTTCACTTCGGACGCTTCCGAAAAATCTTGGGAAAATACCATATGCAAATTTCCAGCCATCGCATGTCCGAATAAAGTAGCATCATGATATCCGTATTTTTTGAAAATAGCTTTCATCCCTATACAAGCTGCAGCCAGATTTTCTACCGGAACAGCGACATCCTCAATTATACAAGTCGTGCCCGTTTTACGCAAACCACCAACTGTTGGCAACAAACCTTTTCGCGCTTCCCAATTGAAAGCATATTGCTTAATATCTTTATCCGAACGCACAAATTCAAAAGGATGCGAAGTCGGAATTTCAACAATCGCATCACGTACTTTTTGTTGATTTACAGCAAGATCCGCCTCTTTTTCCGTCTGACATTCCACCAATAAAACACAAGCAGATTCGGGTAATGTTTTGAAATAAGCTGGCGCCATCGGATGCGTTTCCACAGACCGAATACTATCGCGATCCAACAACTCAACTGCTGCGACAAAGGATTCTTTTAAAAGAGGAACGACGCGACAAGCGTCTTCAATCGTATTGAAAATCAACATCGCGCAGGATTTGTACTTAATATCCACCACCGTCTGATACGTGATATCAGAAATAAATGCCAATGTTCCTTCCGACCCAATCATCAAATGCTTGATAATGTCTATTGGATCCTCAAAATCGACTAATGCATTGATGCTATAACCAGTGGTATTTTTGATTTTGTATTTTCGGATAATCCGCTCTTTTAAAACCTCATCCGAATTAATGGTATTTTTTAAATCAATAATTTCTTGAAGTAAATCAGGCCTATTTTTGGCAAATGCCTTTCTTGAATAGGGATCAGAGGTATCTAAAATAGTTCCATCCTGCAATACGATTCGAATATCTGCAATTGTACGGTAGGTATCTTGTCGATTGCCGCAGCACATGCCACTTGCATTATTTGCAGCAATACCGCCAATTAAAGCCGAACCGATAGACGCTGGATCGGGACCAATTTTTCGACCATAAGGTTTTAATATAATATTCGCTTTCGTTCCCACGATCCCAGGTTGAAAACGAACACGCTCTCCTTTTTGATCCAAAACTTGATACTGTTTCCAATTATGCGAACAAACCACCAAAATAGAATCTGTAATTGCTTGTCCCGCCAAACTGGTACCACCAGCCCGAAAAGTAACTGGCAGTTGCAATGCCGCCGCTTCTTGCAATACCGACACGACCTCAGATTCATTATGCGCTTGCACAATTATTTTGGGTAAAAGTCTGTAAAAGCTTGCATCCGTTCCGTACGCCAATATTTTTAATGGATTGGTTACTAATCGATCTTCGGGTACAACACGAGCAATTTTATTTTTAAATTCTTGGTAAGTAGCAGGTAACATATATCATCGCATTTATTCTGATGCAAAATTGGAATATTTCTATTAACAAGAAATGTATTTTTTTTCCTAAAAATGGTACAATTTTCCGAATACAAATTTCATTTTAGCAGAAATGTCTACAAGAGAGAATGCAATTACGTATAATCTTTTAGATTTGCTGAAATTTTAATCTAGGCATGACATCAAATAAAAAGTGGATTCTATTATACATTCCCGCATTCTTATGGGCTGTATTGATATTTCTACTACTGACATTACCTCCACAAACATTTGAGGATGAATCCGTTTCTGTCATTCCTCAATTTGACAAAATCGTTCATGCTGGGTTATTTGGCGCCATGGTTTTCTGGTTGGCACTTCCACTAGCTAAAAGATACAGTTCATCGAGCAAAATTTTGATTTGGTTTACTATTGCTTCTTCTTTGTATGGTTGTGCGATGGAATTTGTACAAAAATATTGCACTTCTGATCGCGATTTTGATGTTTGGGATATGGTAGCGGATACCGTCGGGGCAATTTTATCCTATTTCTGTATGCGTTACATATTTAACCAATATCAAAAGAAAAAAAATATCCAAATCGCTTAACGCTTTCTCTCAATTAATTTCTCTATAAAAATGAAACTTAAATATACGGCTTTTATTATCCTCATCATTTTGGCATTGGATCAATTCATCAAGATTTATGTAAAAACTCATTTTTACATGGGTGAAGATGTGCGCGTTTTGGGTAATTGGTTCCATTTACATTTTATTGAAAATCCAGGCATGGCTTGGGGTATGAAATTTGGTGGGGATTGGGGTAAAATTGCGTTGACTGTTTTTAGATTGATTGCCGTTATTTGGGGTACATTTTACATTAAGAAAATTGTCAAAGCAGAGATGCAACGAGGCTTTATTATCTGTGTATGTTTAATTTATGCAGGTGCCGCTGGGAACTTGATTGATAGTATTTTTTATGGAAAAATATTTAATGTCAGCGATCCTTATATGCAAAACATTGCGACTTTATTTCCCAAAGAAGGCGGTTACGCTGGCTTTTTACATGGTCGCGTGGTAGATATGTTTTATTTCCCTTTGGTCGATACTATTTTACCCAATTGGGTTCCGTTTATGGGCGGGCAAAGATTTACATTTTTTGATCCTGTCTTTAATTTAGCGGATATGTCCATCTCTACGGGAGTGATTAGTTTGCTTGTTTTTCAAAGCAAATTTTTCCCAAAAAAAGTGGAAAATAACGCCGTGTAAATTCATTTCCCTACAAAAAAATTTAAAAATTGTTTTCCAAATTGGCATAAATAATATATGGACAGTTTGTTCAGTTGTTCGAAACCATTATTTTTGCCGTCTTATAAAAATTAAGTAGAACAAATTATGTCTGTTATTCAAAAAATTCAAGAGAAAGGTGCCTGGATAATTTTTGTCCTCATCGCTCTTGCACTAATTGCCTTTATCCTAATGGACTCTTCCTTTAGCAGAGGAAATTTATTTTCCAATACGACTACTATCGGAAAAGTAAATGGAGTAAAAATTGAAAGAGCTGATTTCGAATCCCAACTTGATCTTATCCAACAAATGCAAGGTCAAAATGCTGCTCCACGTGATCAAATGATCGGTCAAGTGTGGAATTATGAAGTACAATTGACTGCATTACAAAAACAATATGACATTTTAGGCTTGGCCTTCACATCTGGCGAATTGGACAATGCTTTGTTTGGTAATAATCCGCCTCAATTTATGCGTCAACAATTTACAGATCCTAAAACAGGAATGTATGACGTAAATATGGCGAGACAACAATTTGCCCAAATCAAAAAGAACTTGAATAATCCACAAGTTCAAATGTTTGAAAAAGCATATATACAACCTTTGATCGACCAAACTTTGGCACAGAAATATCAAACATTGATAACTAACGCTACTTATATTCCAAAATGGTTGGCCGAAAAAGAAACTGCGGACAACAATTCTGTAGCTAGTTTCTCTTATGTAAATGTTCCTTACACAACCGTTCCTGATGATCAAGTAAAAGTTTCTGACGACGAAATCATGGCGTATGTAAAAAAACATGAAAAACAATTCAAACAAAAATTTGAAACTCGTAGTATTTCCTATGTAAGTTTCAATGCTGCAGCTACAAAAAGTGACTCAACAGATATCAAAAATCAATTGATTCAATTGAAACCTAATTTTGCTAGTGCTACAGATGTTAAAGCATTTTTATCTGCTCAAGGAGCAACCGTTCCCTATTATGGTGGCTATATCGGTGGTAAATCTATACAAGATCCATTCAAAGATTCTATTTTCCATGTTGGTGTTGGTAATATCTACGGACCTTATAATGACGGACAAAGTTTTGTTTTAGCGAGATTGGTTGCTGAAACGCCAATTGCAGATACAGTAACCGTTCGTCACATACTCGTTGCAACACAACAACAAGATCCAAATTCTGGTCAGTTGACTCCAGTAAGAGACGATAGTGCCGCCTTGAAAAGATTAGACAGCGCGATTGCTGCCATCAATCAAGGAGCTTCATTTGATTCTATTTGTGCAAAATATTCTGACGATCCAGGATCTAAAGGAAATGGTGGAAAATATGAAGATTTAGTTCCAGGTAAAATGGTCCCAGAGTTCAACGATTTTGCATTTACAGGAAGTGTGGGTGAAAAGAAAACAGTAAAAACAACGTACGGTTATCATTTTGTAGAAATTCTTTCTCGTAAAGGAACTGATATGGGGTATAAAATTGCCTATCTAGGTAAACCAATTGAAGCAAGTGCAACAACCATTGATAAAGCAAGTAATGCAGCTGCCCAATTTGCTGCAGTTAGCCCAGATGCAAAATCATTGATTAGCAATGCTGAAAAATCTAAACTGAATGTTATTCCATTAGCAAATATTCAAGAAAATGATTTCAACGTAGGTCAATTAGGTGAAAATAGAGCATTTGTAAAATGGATTTACGATAATAAAGTTGGAAATATTTCTGCGCCAACACAAGTCGGAGATTTATACATTGTAGCTGCAATTACAGCGATTCACAAGCCAGGTTTGCCTGATGCGGCATCTGCTCGTGCAACAGTTGAGCCTATTGTTAGAAATGAGAAAAAAGCTGCGTTGATCATCAACACTAAATTCAAAGGTAGTTCTCTTGCTGATTATGCAAAATCAGCTGGCGTTCAAGTATTGAATGCGGATAGCATTTCATTCTCAGGTAGCTTTATACCAGGTATAGGAAGTGAACCAAAAATTGTTGGTGCTGCATTCAATAAATCTATGTTGAACAAAACAACTATTCCATTAGCTGGAAATAGCGGCGTATTTGCTATTCAAGGTAAAAATATCAGTGCAGTTGCTACTGGTGGCTCCCCTGATCAAATCCGTCAGTCATTGAAACAATCTTTACTACAACAAAGTGGTAATAGTGCATTGAATGCATTGATTGAATCTGCAGACATCAAAGATTACAGATCCAATTTTTATTAGTAGAAGAAGATAATCATACTTCAAAAGCGTTAACGAGATTTCGTTAACGCTTTTTTTATGTTTGGAAATACTAACTTTGATATCCAAAATCAGCATGGATATGGCAGAAGAAATAATTAATAAGATTGCGTTGAGTGGCATTCAGACATTGGATTTGGCTAAATATTATCCTGAAACGTCCAATCTCATTACGTTGGATCTCAAAGGATATTTATTTATGGAGATGATTTTAAAAGAAAAAGATTTCAGAAAGCAATTATCCGAAAAAGATTGGAGCGAGTATGATGGGAAGATTGTTTGTATCATTTGTTCCGTTGATGCGTTGATTCCTCATTGGGCATACATGTTATTGGCGTCCTATTTAAAAGCCAATGCAAAAGAAGTTTTTATCGGTACGCAAGAACAATGGATAGAAAAAACAATTCTTTCAAATATTGAAAATCAATTAGAAATAAATGATTTGGAAGAAGTGCGTGTCGTAATCAAAGGTTGTGGAGATAAAAATATACCCGCTTCGGCTTATTATAAAATCACAGAATTACTTTTACCTGTAGCAAAAAGCATCATGTACGGAGAACCTTGCAGCACCGTTCCCGTATTTAAACGTAAATAGCAAATTAATATCGTTTATTTACATCTACATTGATTAAATTTGCGCACTTATATCATGGAAGAAATATTAGAACAAATTGCCACGCTTAAAAATGAAATAAGCGCCGCAACTGCAACAAATAAAGACGAAATAGAAGCCTTCAGAATTAAATATTTGGGTACTAAAGGAATCGTAAAAGCTTTGATGGGCGAAATGAAAAACGTCCCTAATGAGCAGAAACGTGCTTTTGGTCAGACAATGAATGAATTCAAATTGTTGGTAGAAGATAAATATAATTCACTTAAAGAAAGTGAAGAAGATTTAGAAAATGCTGCGGGAGATGAAGATTTGTTTTTACCTGGACAACAAATTCCAGTAGGAACAAGACACCCGATCAGTTTAGTTAGAAATCGTATCATCTCTATTTTTCGCAAATTAGGATTTGCTGTTGCTGAAGGTCCCGAAATTGAAGATGATTGGCACAATTTCACGGCGATGAATCTTCCAGAAGATCATCCAGCACGTGATATGCAGGATACTTTTTACATTCATCAAAATCCGTCTTGGCTTTTGCGTACGCACACAAGTAGCACGCAAGCGCGTACGATGGAAAAACAAAAACCACCTATTCGCATTATTTGCCCAGGTCGTGTTTACCGCAATGAAACAATTAGCGCGCGTGCACACTGTTTTTTCCATCAAGTAGAAGGTCTATATGTAGCAGAAAATGTGAGTTTCGCGGATTTGAAACAAACTTTATATTTCTTCGTAAAAGAAATGTTCGGACCAGATGTGAAAATTCGTTTCCGTCCATCTTATTTTCCATTTACTGAACCAAGTGCGGAAATGGATATTAGCTGTTTAATCTGTGGTGGCGAAGGTTGTAATGTATGCAAACATACAGGTTGGGTGGAAATTTTAGGTAGCGGAATGGTACATCCTAATGTTTTGGAAAACTTTGGTATCGATAGCAAAAAATATACAGGATTTGCCTTTGGAATGGGTATGGAACGTATATGCCAATTGAAATATCGAGTAAATGACTTACGCTTATATTCGCAAAATGATTTGCGTTTTCTAAAAGAATTTTCTGGAGCGCTTTAATATTAAAATGGTTGTCAATATTAGACAACCATTTTTTTTGCGTTATATTTATTGAAATTTAAGGTAACGATGGACAGTTTGCTCTTTTTAGAATATTTATACGTTCCGATTATTATTGGATTTTGTATACATATTGTCCTCAATACCAAAAACACTAGTAAGACACTCGCTTATCTTCTATTAGTAATTTTCCTACCACTCTTAGGTATTATTATATATCTACTTCTCGGCATCAATCAACGTAAAAATAAATTATACAGTCGAAAATTATTGGCAGATCAAGACATTGACAAAAGTATCACCGATTATTTTCATTCATTAAATACCGCAGCTTTTCTTTCCCAAAATGAATCCTTATTACGACAAGAAAAAACAGCAAGATTTGTAGCAAAAGATTCGTTCAGTCCTGTGCTACTACACAACGATGTCAAAATTTTGAATAATGGCGAACTTACCTTTCCTGAAATATTTCATAGTATTGAAAAAGCGAAATCACATATTCATATAGAATTTTATAT from Rhizosphaericola mali includes:
- a CDS encoding FAD-binding and (Fe-S)-binding domain-containing protein — encoded protein: MLPATYQEFKNKIARVVPEDRLVTNPLKILAYGTDASFYRLLPKIIVQAHNESEVVSVLQEAAALQLPVTFRAGGTSLAGQAITDSILVVCSHNWKQYQVLDQKGERVRFQPGIVGTKANIILKPYGRKIGPDPASIGSALIGGIAANNASGMCCGNRQDTYRTIADIRIVLQDGTILDTSDPYSRKAFAKNRPDLLQEIIDLKNTINSDEVLKERIIRKYKIKNTTGYSINALVDFEDPIDIIKHLMIGSEGTLAFISDITYQTVVDIKYKSCAMLIFNTIEDACRVVPLLKESFVAAVELLDRDSIRSVETHPMAPAYFKTLPESACVLLVECQTEKEADLAVNQQKVRDAIVEIPTSHPFEFVRSDKDIKQYAFNWEARKGLLPTVGGLRKTGTTCIIEDVAVPVENLAAACIGMKAIFKKYGYHDATLFGHAMAGNLHMVFSQDFSEASEVKRYADMMDELADLIADKFEGSLKAEHGTGRNMAPFVLQEWGEAAYNIMMRIKQIFDPNNLLNPGVIINHDPKIHLENLKPLPASNEIVDKCMECGFCESSCVAEGLTLSPRQRIVVGREITRLQETGEDPQRLEQFKKDAQYTVDETCATDGLCGLACPVGIDTGLYVKDLRKQLASDKEKKIADKFADHMGATTAGMRVALNIVGGVQSIIGDKIMGGIAGGLRKLSGDAIPQWNPYTPKGGQKIKQDIVNAGQERKVVYFASCINRGMGKDKGYDKKDLNLVQLTEKLLTKAGFTIIYPKNINSHCCGMPFSSKGLVEEGNKLSDNLEADLMTASENGKWPIVYDMSSCYYTSLHHFKSDILKVYDPIQFMLEFVMPQLQVKHKQAIATVFPVCSAKKIGMVDNLVKLSGMCAEEVKLIETNCCGFAGDRGFTFPELNAHGQRHLKEQIPSSCTEGYSTNRPCEIGMSEYSEINFKSIFYLIDEVTA
- a CDS encoding VanZ family protein, translated to MTSNKKWILLYIPAFLWAVLIFLLLTLPPQTFEDESVSVIPQFDKIVHAGLFGAMVFWLALPLAKRYSSSSKILIWFTIASSLYGCAMEFVQKYCTSDRDFDVWDMVADTVGAILSYFCMRYIFNQYQKKKNIQIA
- a CDS encoding lipoprotein signal peptidase, with the protein product MKLKYTAFIILIILALDQFIKIYVKTHFYMGEDVRVLGNWFHLHFIENPGMAWGMKFGGDWGKIALTVFRLIAVIWGTFYIKKIVKAEMQRGFIICVCLIYAGAAGNLIDSIFYGKIFNVSDPYMQNIATLFPKEGGYAGFLHGRVVDMFYFPLVDTILPNWVPFMGGQRFTFFDPVFNLADMSISTGVISLLVFQSKFFPKKVENNAV
- a CDS encoding peptidylprolyl isomerase, which codes for MSVIQKIQEKGAWIIFVLIALALIAFILMDSSFSRGNLFSNTTTIGKVNGVKIERADFESQLDLIQQMQGQNAAPRDQMIGQVWNYEVQLTALQKQYDILGLAFTSGELDNALFGNNPPQFMRQQFTDPKTGMYDVNMARQQFAQIKKNLNNPQVQMFEKAYIQPLIDQTLAQKYQTLITNATYIPKWLAEKETADNNSVASFSYVNVPYTTVPDDQVKVSDDEIMAYVKKHEKQFKQKFETRSISYVSFNAAATKSDSTDIKNQLIQLKPNFASATDVKAFLSAQGATVPYYGGYIGGKSIQDPFKDSIFHVGVGNIYGPYNDGQSFVLARLVAETPIADTVTVRHILVATQQQDPNSGQLTPVRDDSAALKRLDSAIAAINQGASFDSICAKYSDDPGSKGNGGKYEDLVPGKMVPEFNDFAFTGSVGEKKTVKTTYGYHFVEILSRKGTDMGYKIAYLGKPIEASATTIDKASNAAAQFAAVSPDAKSLISNAEKSKLNVIPLANIQENDFNVGQLGENRAFVKWIYDNKVGNISAPTQVGDLYIVAAITAIHKPGLPDAASARATVEPIVRNEKKAALIINTKFKGSSLADYAKSAGVQVLNADSISFSGSFIPGIGSEPKIVGAAFNKSMLNKTTIPLAGNSGVFAIQGKNISAVATGGSPDQIRQSLKQSLLQQSGNSALNALIESADIKDYRSNFY
- a CDS encoding DUF2480 family protein, producing the protein MAEEIINKIALSGIQTLDLAKYYPETSNLITLDLKGYLFMEMILKEKDFRKQLSEKDWSEYDGKIVCIICSVDALIPHWAYMLLASYLKANAKEVFIGTQEQWIEKTILSNIENQLEINDLEEVRVVIKGCGDKNIPASAYYKITELLLPVAKSIMYGEPCSTVPVFKRK
- the pheS gene encoding phenylalanine--tRNA ligase subunit alpha, producing the protein MEEILEQIATLKNEISAATATNKDEIEAFRIKYLGTKGIVKALMGEMKNVPNEQKRAFGQTMNEFKLLVEDKYNSLKESEEDLENAAGDEDLFLPGQQIPVGTRHPISLVRNRIISIFRKLGFAVAEGPEIEDDWHNFTAMNLPEDHPARDMQDTFYIHQNPSWLLRTHTSSTQARTMEKQKPPIRIICPGRVYRNETISARAHCFFHQVEGLYVAENVSFADLKQTLYFFVKEMFGPDVKIRFRPSYFPFTEPSAEMDISCLICGGEGCNVCKHTGWVEILGSGMVHPNVLENFGIDSKKYTGFAFGMGMERICQLKYRVNDLRLYSQNDLRFLKEFSGAL